In the genome of Myxococcales bacterium, one region contains:
- a CDS encoding ABC transporter permease subunit codes for MKYSNSIRLVASFDLLESLKSRKAVVLLSLYMVGALGASGIFIRLLGIVRERLAEEVGQAIDTKMLMENPGMARLLGSLTGDAEVGRAVASIPPIAIFYGWLAMNFVPLLVLFTSADAISGDVASGAVRYSLFRTDRLSWAIGKLIGQTCLMALGVLVGALACWATGMIWLDGMPPVDSAVWLLRISGRAIIYSFAYLGMVMCASQLTRTNARAGGLALLLTFVSSLAGSIFQADLVVEQAPGLFRVLSKLVPAGHHLALWHPGLVQSGSAMFGLISIGLAFFALGFWRFSTRDA; via the coding sequence TACTCCAACAGCATCCGCCTCGTCGCCAGCTTCGACCTGCTCGAGTCGCTGAAGTCGCGCAAGGCCGTGGTGCTGCTCTCGCTCTACATGGTTGGCGCGCTGGGCGCGTCCGGCATCTTCATTCGCCTGCTCGGAATCGTGCGAGAGCGCCTGGCGGAAGAGGTCGGGCAGGCGATCGACACCAAGATGTTGATGGAGAACCCCGGCATGGCGCGGCTGCTCGGGTCCCTCACGGGCGACGCGGAGGTCGGGCGGGCCGTCGCTTCGATTCCGCCCATCGCAATCTTCTATGGCTGGCTCGCGATGAACTTCGTGCCGCTGTTGGTCTTGTTTACCTCGGCAGACGCGATCTCGGGCGATGTGGCGAGTGGCGCGGTGCGCTACTCGTTGTTCCGCACCGACCGGCTGAGCTGGGCGATCGGCAAGTTGATTGGCCAGACCTGCCTGATGGCGCTCGGAGTGCTCGTGGGAGCCCTCGCGTGCTGGGCGACCGGCATGATCTGGCTCGATGGCATGCCCCCAGTCGACTCCGCTGTGTGGCTGCTCCGAATATCCGGGCGCGCCATCATCTACAGCTTTGCCTACCTCGGAATGGTGATGTGTGCGTCGCAGCTCACCCGCACCAACGCCCGCGCTGGCGGACTCGCGCTCTTGCTCACCTTCGTCTCCTCCCTCGCAGGCAGCATCTTTCAGGCGGACCTGGTCGTCGAGCAGGCGCCGGGATTGTTTCGAGTCCTCTCCAAGCTCGTTCCAGCGGGGCACCACCTGGCGCTCTGGCACCCGGGCCTCGTCCAGAGCGGCTCCGCCATGTTTGGGCTCATCAGCATCGGCCTCGCGTTTTTTGCCTTGGGGTTCTGGCGCTTCTCGACGAGGGACGCATGA
- a CDS encoding ABC transporter ATP-binding protein has translation MTDALAIRGLRKAYGRTVALDGLELSVPKGVICGFIGPNGAGKTTTFGVTGGLIRADSGEVDVLGHGPLKPHTRPGLLTMLPQDCELSPHVSLRQLLTHYAELQGLTRGEATRDVDARLEEVALVDRAEARIKSLSHGMRRRVGIAQALLGSPALVLLDEPTSGLDPELVVRMRDVFASHRGQRTLVVSSHNLLELEALCDHVIFIERGRCMRSGSMAEVTEQGLVMRYAVEAAVDLRALETAHPELEMTWEGKTLIARGSGSWTAATINTAIIPYLLHMNAGLLEIRRGKSLEDAYLAGKAEADAEAEAEAEAASEDDEEDDG, from the coding sequence ATGACCGACGCGCTCGCGATTCGCGGCCTCAGGAAGGCGTACGGCCGCACGGTCGCCCTCGACGGACTCGAGCTCAGTGTGCCCAAGGGTGTGATCTGCGGCTTCATTGGTCCGAACGGGGCGGGCAAGACGACCACCTTCGGTGTCACCGGCGGTCTGATCCGGGCGGACTCCGGCGAGGTCGATGTGCTCGGCCATGGCCCACTGAAGCCCCACACTCGGCCGGGGCTCTTGACCATGTTGCCGCAGGACTGCGAGCTCTCCCCCCACGTTTCGCTGCGGCAGCTGCTCACGCACTACGCCGAGCTCCAGGGGCTCACCCGAGGCGAGGCCACGCGCGACGTGGACGCGCGGCTCGAAGAGGTTGCCCTCGTGGATCGCGCCGAAGCGCGCATCAAGAGTCTGTCGCACGGCATGCGGCGGCGGGTGGGCATCGCGCAGGCGCTGCTCGGGTCGCCTGCGCTAGTACTGCTCGACGAGCCGACCAGCGGACTCGATCCCGAGCTGGTGGTCCGCATGCGCGATGTCTTTGCTTCGCACCGCGGCCAACGCACGCTGGTCGTGAGCTCACACAACCTGCTCGAGCTCGAGGCGCTCTGCGACCACGTGATCTTCATCGAGCGCGGGCGCTGTATGCGCAGCGGTTCGATGGCCGAGGTCACCGAGCAAGGTCTAGTCATGCGCTACGCGGTCGAAGCAGCGGTCGATCTGCGGGCCCTCGAAACAGCGCATCCGGAGCTCGAAATGACCTGGGAAGGCAAGACGCTGATCGCACGGGGTTCGGGCAGCTGGACAGCGGCCACCATCAACACCGCGATCATCCCGTATCTCTTGCACATGAACGCCGGCTTGCTCGAGATCCGGCGTGGCAAGTCGCTGGAGGACGCCTACCTCGCCGGCAAGGCCGAGGCCGACGCGGAGGCCGAAGCCGAAGCCGAAGCCGCCAGCGAAGACGACGAAGAGGACGACGGCTGA